A window from Methylocystis sp. MJC1 encodes these proteins:
- a CDS encoding acetyl-CoA carboxylase carboxyltransferase subunit alpha — protein MRSYLDFEKPVAELETKVEELRALAENGEGVSITEELSKLEAKAAKALADLYAVLTPWQKIQVARHPQRPHFSDYVKQLISEFTPLAGDRLFGEDFAIVGGFGRFKGEPVCVIGQEKGSDTASRLKHNFGMARPEGYRKAVRLMELADRFGLPVISLVDTAGAFPGIDAEERGQAEAIARSTDVSLSLGVPNVAVVVGEGGSGGAIAIAAANKVLMLEHAVYTVASPEASASILWRDSGKAQEAATSMKITAQDLLKFGIIDLIVAEPAGGAHRDPAAAIAAVGEAIWSELSRLTNLSREQLRAARAEKFLNMGRKIEAKG, from the coding sequence ATGCGCTCCTATCTCGACTTCGAAAAGCCCGTCGCCGAACTCGAAACCAAGGTGGAGGAATTGCGCGCGCTGGCTGAGAACGGCGAGGGCGTCTCGATCACGGAGGAGCTCAGCAAGCTCGAGGCGAAGGCGGCGAAGGCGCTCGCCGATCTCTATGCGGTGCTGACCCCCTGGCAGAAGATTCAAGTCGCGCGCCATCCGCAGCGGCCGCATTTCTCGGATTACGTCAAGCAGCTCATCTCCGAGTTCACGCCCCTTGCGGGCGACAGACTGTTTGGCGAGGACTTCGCCATTGTCGGAGGTTTCGGCCGTTTCAAAGGCGAGCCCGTCTGCGTCATCGGCCAGGAGAAAGGCTCCGACACGGCGAGCCGGCTCAAGCATAATTTCGGCATGGCGCGGCCCGAGGGCTATCGCAAGGCCGTACGGCTCATGGAGCTTGCCGATCGCTTTGGACTGCCGGTGATTTCGCTGGTCGATACGGCCGGCGCCTTTCCGGGGATCGACGCCGAGGAGCGCGGCCAGGCCGAGGCGATTGCCCGCTCCACCGACGTGTCGCTGTCGCTGGGCGTGCCCAATGTGGCGGTTGTCGTCGGCGAGGGCGGCTCCGGCGGCGCGATCGCCATTGCAGCCGCCAATAAGGTTCTGATGCTGGAGCACGCGGTTTATACGGTCGCCTCGCCCGAGGCTTCGGCCTCGATCCTGTGGCGGGATTCCGGCAAGGCGCAGGAAGCCGCGACCAGCATGAAGATCACCGCGCAGGATCTGCTCAAATTCGGCATCATCGACCTCATCGTCGCCGAGCCTGCGGGTGGCGCGCATCGCGATCCCGCCGCCGCCATCGCCGCCGTGGGCGAAGCCATCTGGTCGGAGCTTTCCCGCTTGACCAATCTCTCGCGCGAGCAGCTGCGCGCCGCGCGCGCCGAGAAATTCCTTAACATGGGCCGCAAGATCGAGGCGAAAGGTTAA
- a CDS encoding alpha/beta fold hydrolase, producing the protein MSSTLAPENRFILARDGLRLHYLDYPCPDATRLPLVCLPGLARTANDFFLAAQAAQQSGRRVLALDYRGRGRSEWDKDWRHYAPDVEEDDIFAVLADAGVTEAVFFGTSRGGLHAMRIARARPGLIRAAVLNDIGPVIEKSGLLLIKGYVGKMPPLQKMSDAAALMRLTASAVFPAITPEQWEIFARQTFEEKDGKIALRYDPELAHTLDDITAECDVENLWEHFAALANVPILALRGEKSNILSVETLDEMARRAPQLERHTVPGQGHAPLLLDQPTIERVMQFLNKQS; encoded by the coding sequence GTGAGCTCGACCTTAGCCCCCGAAAACCGATTCATTCTCGCCCGCGACGGCCTGCGCCTGCATTATCTCGATTACCCCTGCCCGGATGCGACGCGCCTGCCGCTCGTGTGCCTGCCGGGCCTCGCCCGCACGGCCAATGATTTTTTCCTCGCGGCGCAAGCCGCGCAGCAATCCGGCCGGCGCGTGCTCGCGCTCGACTACCGCGGACGCGGACGCTCCGAATGGGACAAGGACTGGCGCCATTACGCGCCAGACGTGGAAGAAGACGATATTTTCGCCGTTCTCGCTGACGCCGGCGTCACGGAGGCCGTCTTCTTCGGCACGTCGCGCGGCGGGCTTCATGCGATGCGCATCGCGCGCGCCCGGCCGGGGCTGATCCGCGCGGCGGTATTGAACGACATCGGCCCGGTGATCGAGAAGAGCGGCTTGCTGCTGATCAAGGGCTATGTCGGTAAGATGCCGCCGCTCCAAAAAATGAGCGACGCCGCCGCGCTGATGCGCCTGACCGCAAGCGCGGTCTTCCCCGCGATCACGCCCGAGCAGTGGGAAATCTTCGCCCGCCAGACCTTCGAAGAAAAGGACGGCAAGATCGCGCTGCGCTACGATCCCGAGCTGGCCCATACGCTCGACGACATCACGGCCGAATGCGACGTCGAGAATTTATGGGAGCACTTCGCGGCGCTCGCCAACGTCCCGATTCTCGCGCTGCGCGGCGAGAAATCGAACATTCTTTCCGTCGAGACCTTGGACGAGATGGCGCGACGCGCGCCGCAGCTGGAACGTCATACCGTCCCCGGCCAGGGCCATGCCCCATTGCTGCTCGATCAACCGACAATCGAACGGGTGATGCAGTTCTTGAACAAGCAAAGCTGA
- a CDS encoding L,D-transpeptidase family protein: protein MEHRILKPAAVAVAFAGLSLSACQDSGLSHRALAPVPPETLAKMEQLGTTKEAPMLIRAYKKEAELEIWKQGADGNYIHLKTFPMCRWSGQLGPKTREGDRQVPEGFYAITPAQMNPNSSYYLSFNVGYPNQLDRALGHTGGTIMVHGACSSAGCFSMTDAQIAEIYAIARSSFDGGQRAIQMQSYPFRMTAENLAKHRLDANIGFWKNLKEGNDVFEVTKQEPQVAYCGGRYVFNATASGAMDPVSACPALKRDPELVASVSAKAAKDDEKIAELSQTVKPVRVVYEDGGQHPSFASKAGEASRPEALTGPTEIALEEKPARATGKAAQQLAAKSPVVTMAAAKAAAQSHEASTVVRALAPEHHREMSALADENGPTASIKKALNAKK, encoded by the coding sequence ATGGAACATCGGATCTTGAAGCCGGCCGCGGTCGCCGTCGCTTTCGCCGGCCTGTCGCTTTCCGCCTGCCAGGACAGCGGTCTTTCTCATCGTGCGCTGGCGCCCGTGCCGCCGGAGACGCTCGCCAAGATGGAGCAGCTCGGCACCACCAAAGAAGCGCCGATGCTGATCCGCGCCTATAAGAAAGAGGCGGAGCTCGAGATCTGGAAACAGGGCGCGGACGGCAATTACATCCATCTCAAGACCTTCCCCATGTGCCGCTGGTCGGGCCAGCTGGGCCCCAAGACGCGTGAAGGCGACCGTCAGGTGCCGGAGGGCTTCTATGCGATCACCCCGGCGCAAATGAACCCGAATTCCTCCTATTATCTTTCGTTCAACGTCGGCTATCCGAACCAGCTCGACCGCGCCCTGGGCCATACAGGCGGCACGATCATGGTGCATGGCGCCTGCTCGTCGGCGGGCTGTTTCTCCATGACCGACGCCCAAATCGCCGAGATCTACGCCATCGCCCGCTCGAGCTTCGACGGCGGACAGCGCGCCATTCAGATGCAGTCCTATCCGTTTCGCATGACGGCGGAAAATCTCGCCAAGCACCGGCTCGACGCGAATATCGGCTTTTGGAAGAACCTCAAGGAAGGCAACGACGTTTTCGAGGTGACGAAGCAGGAGCCTCAGGTCGCTTATTGCGGCGGCCGCTATGTCTTCAATGCGACGGCGAGCGGCGCGATGGACCCGGTCTCGGCCTGTCCGGCCCTCAAACGCGATCCCGAGCTCGTCGCCAGCGTTTCCGCCAAGGCCGCTAAGGACGACGAGAAGATCGCCGAGCTTTCTCAGACCGTGAAGCCGGTGCGCGTCGTCTATGAAGACGGCGGCCAGCATCCGAGTTTCGCCTCCAAGGCGGGGGAGGCCAGCCGTCCCGAGGCGCTGACGGGGCCGACCGAAATCGCGCTCGAAGAGAAGCCGGCGCGCGCCACCGGCAAAGCCGCGCAGCAGCTCGCCGCAAAATCGCCGGTCGTGACCATGGCCGCCGCCAAGGCCGCGGCGCAGAGCCACGAAGCCTCGACCGTCGTCCGGGCGCTTGCGCCGGAGCACCATCGCGAAATGTCGGCGCTGGCCGACGAAAATGGACCGACAGCGTCGATCAAAAAGGCGCTCAACGCGAAGAAATAG